The proteins below come from a single Triticum aestivum cultivar Chinese Spring chromosome 5D, IWGSC CS RefSeq v2.1, whole genome shotgun sequence genomic window:
- the LOC123119702 gene encoding rubredoxin: MAMATARLIHPSMVVSKSSRAPPAPLLLHTHKPLTTALTSSFHFTLHSVDVSKDDKPLDTALETKQEDATAAAAAGDLATPLPGELDAEEDRPKLDPRRFEEQFAVLNTGVHECRSCGYLYDQAKGDPSYPVPSGLPFNKLPDDWRCPTCGAAQSFFDSKSVEIAGFAQNQQFGLGGNSLTSGQKTLLIYGSLLVGFAFFLSGYFLQ, from the coding sequence ATGGCAATGGCCACAGCAAGGCTAATCCACCCATCCATGGTGGTGTCCAAGAGCTCAAGAGCGCCACCAGCACCCTTGCTCCTCCACACCCATAAGCCCCTAACCACCGCACTGACCTCATCGTTTCACTTCACGCTCCACTCCGTCGACGTCTCCAAGGACGACAAGCCGCTGGACACGGCGCTCGAGACCAAACAAGAAGatgcaaccgccgccgccgccgccggcgacctggCGACACCACTGCCGGGGGAGTTGGACGCGGAGGAGGACAGGCCGAAGCTTGACCCCCGCCGGTTTGAGGAGCAGTTCGCGGTGCTGAACACGGGGGTGCACGAGTGCCGGTCCTGCGGCTACCTGTACGACCAGGCGAAGGGAGATCCGTCCTACCCGGTGCCCTCGGGGCTGCCGTTCAACAAGCTGCCGGACGACTGGCGGTGCCCGACGTGCGGCGCGGCGCAGTCCTTCTTCGACAGCAAGAGCGTCGAGATCGCCGGGTTCGCTCAGAACCAGCAGTTCGGGCTCGGCGGCAACTCGCTCACCTCTGGCCAGAAGACGCTACTCATCTACGGAAGCCTCCTTGTCGGCttcgccttcttcctctccggctACTTCTTGCAATGA